A stretch of DNA from Manihot esculenta cultivar AM560-2 chromosome 7, M.esculenta_v8, whole genome shotgun sequence:
TATCGAGAGGCCACAAGCTTTTGATTTTGAAGGAGCTTGGTTGTTCAATTATGGCGTTGGGATTCACCTGGTTCAAGCCAAAGATGAAGACAGATTGCCTGATGCTCACCATGACTTAGACCCCATGGACAACCACATCTCTTTCCAGGTTTGGTTGATATATTTTAGGAAAATTTATTATACAATTTTTTACTGTagggattaatttataaattttattaaatttaatagttcTGGTTATATAATTACATAGCAATATGTTGCATATTATAGTGTGAAGACATGGAAGAAATGGAGAAAAGATTGAAGGAGATGAAAGTGAAGTACATGAAGAGAACAGTAGAAGATGAAAGTGGAACAAAAATAGATCAACTATTTTTCAATGACCCAGATGGGTTCATGATCGAGATTTGCAACTGCGAGAATCTTAAGCTTGTTCGTGCTTCTTCTCTCGGCACAATAAAGCTTCCCATTGACAAGCATAATCCTCCCGTTGATGTTGATGATTACGCGCAGCCAAAGACTTCTACTTGATGAGAATTTCTTAATTCaggtttttttttcttcttccctAAAGAATTGTAACTGAATTTTCTGGGGTGTGTTTCATTATGTATCTTCATTTGTGTTTGTATTATAAGATTCAGAACCTCTCTATATAAAGAGGTGATTGAGTTTTTTCaatatgtaattttataatattcggTTTAATTCGGCGTCAAATTAGTATTTGTGATAtacattattataaaaaataatttttaaataccaCTTTTGATAtacattatcataaaaaaaataatttttaaatatcaattaaaatataataatttttaaatgcagttaaaaatataatatgaaagtgatattataaaatattaatttaatataaattaaattataaattttaataattttttatatttatattttttaattattaattatattttaattactatgccatcaaaaaatttagttagcagtataatattaatatactaTTTCACACCTATTGaattataaattctaaaatggaaatgagttttttagagtaaaattacaatgtattttttatatattttttttaaatttaaatatttatcattaaaaattttatttttctaacacTAATAAACTTTAATTCAtggatatgatttttttaaaatgaagggATTTTGTTTTGAATCCAATCAAAAtccattgaattaatttttttataatttttaaatggatttttattttaattattttataatttatttgaaattgtaataaaattttaattgaatataattAAGTTTTAATCTAAATTCTCTGACTatttaattaaactaaattaaattttttttaaataaaaataagtttataatcattatatctaaataaaagtatttttaataattttttgtttatcTTCCTTAttggttttatatattttattcggtttataatttttatttattttatttttttatatatattaaaaatatatttttttaattatatttattttaagtatattaaattttattaaatgttaaaaatattttaaaaataaaataaaataaaatgaaattataataattaatttatatattattataattaaaaaaataaataataattttgagataataaaaaaaatatgaaaatgagagtatattataaatttaaagtttgCATTTCTTTAATCACCTTTgggattattttttattttttaaaaaatataaaaattttattgacaCTTGTCAATGGCCTATTGGAAGCATGACAAGTAAAGGAGGTCTCTCTCATAGGGTCTAATCTTCTGGAACTATAACTCTCTGTAACTGCCTTCAACACGTCATCGTGGCGAGTACAAAACAGACGCTAATTACCGTTAATTTCTCACTAATCTAACACACAACTAATAAAAAACGAGTGTAGCATTGTCGTTTCCGTAGACAATCATAGCCCTACATAGTCCGAGTTAAATCCGAAACTCGGAAACTAAAACCCcacaatatgcaaaaataaaaaagaaaaatttcgcTAAATTGTATCAGACAGAACGAGAACCAGAGCGAACGAGAGAGAGCAGAGAGCCAGATAACGCTAGTGTCAAAATCCCTTATCAGATCAAAACCTAAATTAATCTCCCATTTCTTCAATTCTTAAACTTCTCAATCTCAGATCcactttctctctccatttctatATTTGAATTGGCGTTTTCCCCCTTTTTTTACGTTGGTTTGATAGGGGAGGTAGAATTCTGTTGATTTCCCTTCTGGTTTTTTGGCGGTTTTATTACTATGGCTTGTATAAAATCGGTGAATAGATCGGCGTCGGTGGCTCTGGCGCCGGATGCACCGTACATAGCAGCAGGGACGATGGCGGGAGCTGTGGATCTATCCTTCAGCTCGTTCGCTAGTCTTGAGATCTTCAAGCTTGACTTCCAATCGGATGATCGTGATCTTCCTTTGGTTGGCGAGTTTCAGAGTTCCGAAAGATTTAACAGGCTTGCTTGGGGTAGAAATGGATCCGGCTCTGACCAGTACTCTCTCGGACTCATTGCGGGTGGGCTTGTTGACGGTGGTATTGATATTTGGAATCCTCTGAATCTGATTCGGTAATTCGAAGCAAGCCTTTACTCGTTATATGTGTTCCATTTTCGTGATTTGAATgtgattattatttaattgctgTTTAAGTTGAGTTGGCCTCGAAATTGCCAGTAAATGAGAAAATTTGGGGGTATTGGATGTTGTTTAGGGGTTATTCTGAGATCTGGTTCAATCACCGCGTTAGCATTAATGTCTGTCGCTTTTAACTGATGATGGCATCATTTGATTACTTTCTGAATTCGAATTCGAAGTCTGCGTGTTGATGCCTCCACACTACAAACTGGAATGATTTCACTTCATATCATTTTCAACTAGGAGGTTGGCAATTTTGAATATTAAGCATGTGGAATTGAAAATTCAAGTAGttcattatttttatgttcTATGAAAAGATAGTCTCCTATCCTTTCCCTTCATCTTTTACGTAATTATAATCTAGTTGCTTGCTTCTAAAGTTTGAGTTGAGGTTttctttttgtttgttttgaaTTCCGGGGAAGGATATGGAGTTGTGAATATTACCTAATGGTAGATGCATTTCTGGATAATGCCAACCACATGGAATTGAACTATGTTGCTGTTCAATTTGGATAAGCATTCGCTTCTGTCTTcataaatcaaattgattttttcTGCTGTATCACAATCTAACTGTTAATTGGaaaataatgtaaaattttGGAACCTCTAGATGGGGTTTTGATAGTTTGTTAAATGGGGGATCAAAGGACAAAGAGTGGAGTTTTATAAGTGGTCCATGCCTAGATATTGGCCTGGTGATTAGGCAGATTTTGTCGGATTGAAATGCTGATGAATTTctcaaaatttcatttttttttttatcctttattGTCTGTCATTGCACTTTGAAGTATTTTACTTAGTTTTTTGTTGTTTTGAATTTTGTGTCAAATTGAGAATTGGGGATTGGGGAATTAGGAGATTTTGGAGTTTATATGGTTAATAGGTTGCTAGATAGGTGGTAATTGGACACTGAAAATTATGCTTTAATTGGATTGAGGGTTCTCTagacattatattttatattagtgaaaattactatttaggtATGGGAAAAATTAACTAGTTAGTTCttggattttgaaaaatatattaagacATCCCTATGATTTTAATAGGTCTAATAAAAAGTCCCTGCTGTTAGATTGAAATATTGTACTTTCATCCAAAATTACCCTTATGTATAAACACCTTCAATAGAGACAGGTGAGGGCATCTTAGGCTTTTCATGCTTTCCAAGCAAATGTAAATGTTAGGCTCCATCCTGAGGCATTTATGATTTATCTAGGTACTACACGTGCCTTTTAGGGGCCTCTCGGCATGTGCATTAGCATCCCAAGAGCAAGAGATTCTCTATAGTTCTCTCTTTGTTTGTTCTTTGTTGCTGGTTTTGCTTATATCCTTGGGTTTTTCACTATATGCCTATGTGATTTGCTTTTAACCATTGAATGATACCACCAACTGCATTAATAAAGTACAATTATATTCTATGAATTATGAACTCTTAAATGTGaacattacaatttgatttgGTGCTGTAATGTTAAATGAAAGTTGCCTCTCTTCCTCTCAATAAACTTGACTTTCTTGAGTAACATCGCATTTAAGTACACATAAGTTCAGAGGCACATTTTTGGAAATTATGGATGTACAATTGACTAAGTTATAGTTGGTAAATAAAGAGGATAAGAATTTGAGAATCTTAGCTCTAATAAATAGCAACAAGTAAGGAAGGTCATATTTTTTCTTCATTATGAAGGTTACTTTTTTCCCCAATAACCACAAAGCTTAAATCGTAAAATTTTGTGCTTTTATTATCTCATGTGTGTTTGAATGTTGTTTGTTGGCAGCTGCTATTTTCTTGGCATGTTTGTCTGTTTGTTTATTGTTGATCTAAGCTTGGTGATATAGGACACTTGCAATGATGCTTCACCTGACTGTTTATTTCTTTGGCTTAAAAGTTCTTTGTTTCTTTCAAGCCACTGAAAAAGCATATATAATTAGTATCCTCTGCATTGTATAGTTGTCTTTTTTTCAGAACAGAAGATATGGATAGAAGTCCTACCTTTTGCTGAATGAAGCCTTATTCTTAtcaatttgttttttttccCAGTTCGGAGAGTAGTGAAAGTGCTCTCGTTGGACATCTGTCGAATCATAAAGGGCCTGTAAGTTCTTCTACAATAAACTTCATTGTTATTGGTTATTGATTGGCTCTATCATATCCAAGGTATATGATGGTTGCTTGGCTTGCCTGCTCCTTTTTTCTGTATGTCAGGTTCGTGGTCTTGAATTTAATACCTTTACCCCAAACTTACTTGCATCTGGTGCTGATGATGGTGAAATTTGCATCTGGGATTTGGCTGCACCTTCAGAACCTTCTCATTTCCCTCCTCTAAAGGTACTCTGAGTTTGAAGCTTTTAATTGTTTAAAAGTTTTTTGTGAGCATGAGTATTTGTTCCGAAAATGAGATATTTCTTGAATCCTGCTGTTGCTGCTGAAAAGAAACACTTTTTGATGTAAACTTCATAGCTACATAAACATAAGGTTTTCTGCTCAAGTACCTGATACCAATCCATGTGAGATTTCCAGTGACATGTCTTCATTGTAGACTATATGAGGGGAAAAATTAACTCCTTGGTTACTGCTACTGGAATCAATATGGATAGCTTAAGGCTATTCTTTTTTGGTCTCTGTTATGGGGAGGGGTGTTGATCATTCAGTCCTTTGTGCACTGCGGAAAGCCCTGTTCAATTGGTTGCGAAGGATTTGGAGTTGTTTAGATATGAGATCAAAGGAAGTGCTGGCTGGAAGTTTTAGAAATAAACAGAAAGGGATTATATTCTGGCTTTTTTATCATTGGAGTAAAATTTTGGGGTTTAGCAAATGTAGTTTAAATGAAATTGCCTTTGAAATTAGCAGGAGCTAATATGGGTGTGGTTGGACAAATTCTTGTTTTTGCCCCTCccctttcataaaatttttttgaggTTCTATGCAGGTAGAATATGGTTCAAGTGCAGTTTTAATTTGGAAGAAAAAATATGATCTCGTTGCAGTTTGAATTTGGCAGGAAAATTAGGACAGGAAAATCTTAATTCTCATCAAAGCTTTTTAGGAATCTTTCTTTAGTTGAAATGTAGGAGCTTGCATGATGCTTCTTGCCTTGAAGTGAAGAAATCTCGTTAATTCGACACTTGAATTTGGAGAAGTGAACAGCTGTGGTGCATAAATGATAAGTATTGAAAATCATGATGCTATAATATCAGAATCCAGTCACACTCTCCTAAAAGCATTTCAAGTTCATCCAGCAAATTGTGACTGGAGTGATTGGTGCGACCCACATTGGTTTTGCAAATGCAAAATCCATTTTTATATCTTGAACTTAAATGTGTTGGAGCATGATTACAGATAAGATCCTGTCGTGGCTGCTTGATAATATATATGATGGATGGTTTAGCATTTCTATGGTGGCAGTGGTAGACATTGTGTGGCTGTTGTATGCTTAATCTCAATGTTGAAGCTTTACATTAGCTTTTTATGCATTTCATAATTTCTGTAGTGGCATGGGATGATGTTTTCCATTTCTAAAATTTGTAACATCTATATTAGCTTGAGATTTATTCTTGATGTAGTGGAGATTGGGTAGAAGGGTTTGTGATATTGTAGTGGAGATTTTTTTAGGAGGTTTGCTGCAATTTGttgcattattactttgttCAGATCTTCTTACCATATTGCTTTTGCATGTGGTTTGTTGTATAATTGTATTGCTTAACTTGCTTTGAGAGGCTTCTTTATACTGCACCTGGTTtccatttctttctttcttccccctgcctcctctttctcttttctctttcttttggtTCAATCTGCAAGAGCATTCTCTTGACGTTTTCCTAGTtgttcatttttgttattttatttgtcAAACTTGTTGAATCTTTTGCAGGGTAGTGGTGCTGCTGCCCAAGGTGAAATTTCTTATGTTTCATGGAACAGCAAAGTTCAACATATATTGGCATCCACTTCCCTCAATGGAATAACTGGTAAGGAAGCAAAGTGGGCCcacattttattgatttttttcattattatataatggattggagaactgaatatttattgattttgcaGTTGTATGGGACTTAAAGAAGCAGAAACCAGTGATATCGTAAGTTGCTTTCCACTAAATTTTGCAGATAGTTTAATCATCTCTGCATGAcactaataatatatatatattttttgtactTCAAAGTAAGCTGATGCTGTATGTATAATTTCATAGTGTTGAAGATTCAGTTAGAAGGAGGTGTTCTGTCCTACAGTGGCATCCTGATGTTGCCACTCAGCTTATTATTGCATCTGATGAGGACAGCTCTCCAGCTTTGCGGGTAATGATTTTGTATATTTGTTGGAATTAATTTATGCAAAGATATTCTAATTCATAAAATTCTTCTCAAGCAGCTTTGGGATATGAGGAACACAATGACACCTGTGAAAGAGTTTGTGGGCCACACTAAGGGTATGTTACAGTCTGATCAAATATCTCTTAATTTCACGATGATATCTtgttcatattttaaatatctttttaaaGTTTCAGCTTGCCCATAATTCTTACAATGCATTTAACTATCACATACACTCATTGGATTAATAATACATGGTTTGTAGATTATTATATCTATATTTGTTGAAGGACTTCATTTTATGTCTTTTGGGTGtcttaagttaatttttttggCTTTCGGGCTGCACATCTCTGTTGTTTCGTCCCTTTTATCCTCTTTCTTGGCAGTAGTTTTTATTGGATGTTTAATGcttttttactttcttttgaaaatcatttattatttgGGAATCCAATGAATGCATATGATTGTTGGtatcatatttttttacttatttcttGAAACAGGTGTAATTGCAATGTCATGGTGTCCTAGTGACAGTTCCTATTTGCTTACCTGTGCTAAAGATAATCGAACTATTTGCTGGAACACTATAACTGGAGAGGTTGGATAGTTAATTGATATT
This window harbors:
- the LOC110619558 gene encoding lactoylglutathione lyase, whose translation is MENKEEKRKDRSNEKEEEGKEESRRRRHDHRQQEEPPLMALNHVSRLCRNVKESIDFYTKVLGMVLIERPQAFDFEGAWLFNYGVGIHLVQAKDEDRLPDAHHDLDPMDNHISFQCEDMEEMEKRLKEMKVKYMKRTVEDESGTKIDQLFFNDPDGFMIEICNCENLKLVRASSLGTIKLPIDKHNPPVDVDDYAQPKTST